From a single Brassica napus cultivar Da-Ae chromosome C9, Da-Ae, whole genome shotgun sequence genomic region:
- the LOC106418110 gene encoding putative FBD-associated F-box protein At5g53635: MVGQKEAKHACFKGLRLRFKEDIISQLPDPLICHILYHLPLQEAVKTSVLSARWRSLWLWVPRLELNSQDFTDLNAFVSFGNMFLTSDRDSCIHKLKLTITIGEIDNDASYVSSWIDAAIKRKVQHLDLHWCGVSNFFTKPLKLYNSETLVDLKLSEVLLDDAKFVYLPCLKTLHLKDNWYPNEATFEKLVSSCPVLEELNLIIHEEDTKTFRLQSRSLKKLNLVRAYFHFRSSDPGVVIDAPLLCCLSIYDYASESFIVNNLESIAKIDISLLFGSGVFDERKRSNVHSFLLGITRVTDMTLCANTFEIICGQYSELDLLPRFGYMSHLHVTSRISDLKWLPTFLDSCPNVKSLVLSWFCDYEKMISEEMSFPFVPQCMLSSLEYVDFKVRILGLTAEMKLTRYFIENSAFLKRLTLRLVGNSARDNYTLKELLRIPRGSTNCEVVIL, translated from the exons ATGGTTGGTCAAAAGGAAGCGAAGCACGCTTGTTTCAAAGGGTTGCGTCTGAGGTTTAAGGAAGATATAATAAGCCAGCTACCAGATCCTTTGATATGTCACATACTTTATCATCTTCCTTTACAGGAAGCTGTTAAGACTAGCGTTTTGTCCGCCCGATGGAGAAGCCTCTGGCTTTGGGTTCCTCGTTTGGAACTTAACTCCCAAGACTTCACAGATCTAAACGCCTTTGTGAGTTTTGGCAACATGTTTTTAACCTCCGATAGGGATTCATGCATACACAAACTCAAGTTAACTATTACTATTGGTGAAATTGACAATGATGCTTCCTATGTCTCGTCCTGGATTGATGCAGCTATCAAGCGTAAGGTCCAACATCTAGATTTACATTGGTGTGGAGTGTCCAACTTCTTTACTAAACCCTTAAAGTTGTATAACAGTGAGACTTTGGTAGACTTAAAACTCTCTGAAGTACTCTTGGATGATGCCAAGTTTGTTTACTTGCCTTGTCTAAAGACTCTGCATTTAAAAGATAATTGGTATCCCAATGAAGCCACTTTTGAGAAACTTGTGTCATCATGTCCTGTCCTTGAAGAGTTAAATCTTATTATTCATGAGGAGGATACAAAAACCTTTAGGCTGCAGTCTCGGTCACTAAAGAAGCTCAATTTAGTACGAGCTTATTTTCACTTTCGTTCTTCTGATCCGGGAGTTGTGATTGATGCTCCTCTACTATGTTGTTTGAGCATTTACGATTATGCATCAGAAAGCTTTATAGTAAACAACTTGGAGTCCATTGCCAAGATAGATATTTCTCTCCTCTTTGGTTCGGGGGTTTTTGATGAACGCAAGAGAAGTAACGTCCACAGTTTTCTCCTCGGGATCACTAGGGTCACGGATATGACGCTATGTGCCAATACTTtcgag ATAATCTGTGGTCAATATTCAGAATTAGATCTGCTGCCTCGTTTTGGTTACATGTCCCACCTGCATGTTACTTCACGTATATCCGATTTGAAATGGTTACCAACCTTTCTTGACAGCTGCCCGAACGTAAAGTCTCTCGTCTTG AGTTGGTTTTGTGATTATGAGAAAATGATCTCTGAGGAAATGAGTTTTCCATTTGTACCTCAGTGCATGTTATCGTCTCTAGAGTATGTTGATTTTAAAGTCCGAATCTTGGGACTCACGGCAGAGATGAAGCTAACAAGGTACTTTATAGAGAATTCAGCATTTCTCAAGAGACTCACTCTACGTTTGGTGGGTAATTCAGCTAGAGATAATTATACTCTCAAAGAACTTCTCCGAATCCCAAGAGGCTCTACCAATTGTGAAGTCGTTATCCTTTGA
- the LOC125592669 gene encoding uncharacterized protein LOC125592669: MKGKGKFIPNKKNKILTLAGILLSCFGTVKAKPESGRDGHLLEQIRSVSRQKGELQQQEVELRARMLAMEIQRSFESRSAQYENVAARLQAWANESLLREQNKEVATLRSERDHFEAERSQNIHKISELEEYFQEKERQYAAFHEQDRIAQETSKYKDEQLREAQGWMARAQEMDAFQSSTNHSLQAELRERTEQYNQLWHGCQRQKRDVDLLRHGVPSSGSDEPSALICHASTRDYSGGFTSSCTVSVTAAKGVKTKNPSFVGRMLQSPAQTSNGAQYGSSTPSSSVNEQVGDVLVNNLMELVQNDTILEMIVHETLVSSGKDERNLESALLDERSLLACIVRTIPAGERVRISSTVRVETNHNESEFGSGLFLINTPACKMLAPLQWHDYRKKYGEVEDFVASHLEKGTYIQVREGAQKMVAASVSAATYKVAAAAALSSPNSMYVAMTPMAQSQGLKKNDKTVQRGRQSCDYMAPQQRNH, encoded by the exons ATGAAGGGGAAGGGGAAATTcatcccaaacaagaaaaacaaa ATCCTCACTCTTGCTGGAATCTTGCTTTCTTGTTTTGGAACGGTTAAAGCTAAACCAGAG AGTGGAAGAGATGGTCATCTCTTGGAGCAGATTCGTTCAGTTTCTAGACAAAAAGGAGAGCTACAGCAGCAGGAGGTTGAGCTCCGAGCTCGGATGTTGGCTATGGAGATCCAGAGAAGCTTTGAGTCTCGTTCTGCACAGTATGAGAATGTTGCAGCTAGATTGCAG GCCTGGGCGAATGAGAGTCTACTCAgagaacaaaacaaagaagttgCTACTCTAAG AAGTGAGCGTGATCATTTTGAAGCTGAGAGGTCccaaaatatacataaaatatctGAACTTGAGGAGTATTTTcaggagaaagagagacaaTACGCTGCATTTCACGAACAG GATAGGATTGCTCAAGAAACAAGCAAGTACAAGGATGAGCAGCTGAGAGAAGCGCAAGGTTGGATGGCGCGTGCGCAAGAGATGGATGCTTTCCAATCATCTACAAATCACTCCTTGCAGGCTGAATTGCGAGAACGTACTGAGCAGTATAACCAGCTATGGCATGGTTGCCAAAGACAG AAAAGGGATGTTGATCTTCTGAGGCATGGGGTACCTTCAAGCGGGTCAGATGAACCCTCTGCACTCATTTGTCATGCATCAACAAGAGATTACTCGGGGGGCTTCACCTCAAGTTGCACCGTCAGTGTTACTGCAGCAAAAGGTGTGAAGACTAAGAATCCATCTTTTGTTGGAAGAATGCTACAG TCCCCTGCTCAAACTAGCAATGGAGCTCAATACGGATCAAGTACACCATCGTCCTCTGTGAATGAACAGGTAGGGGATGTTCTTGTTAACAATCTAATGGAACTTGTTCAAAACGATACTATCTTAGAGA tgatcgtGCATGAAACTCTAGTCTCATCCGGCAAAGATGAGAGGAACTTAGAGAGCGCTCTTCTCGATGAAAGGTCGCTTTTGGCTTGTATCGTTCGTACTATACCAGCTGGTGAAAGAGTCAGAATCAGTTCAACGGTGAGAGTCGAAACCAATCACAATGAGAGTGAATTTGGAAGTGGTCTCTTTCTTATAAACACACCTGCTTGCAAAATGCTAGCGCCTCTGCAATGGCATGATTACAGGAAGAAGTACGGGGAGGTTGAAGATTTTGTTGCTAGCCATCTCGAG AAGGGGACTTACATTCAAGTCAGAGAAGGTGCACAGAAAATGGTAGCAGCGTCAGTTTCAGCAGCAACGTACAAAGTGGCGGCAGCAGCAGCTTTATCATCTCCAAACTCAATGTATGTGGCAATGACTCCTATGGCTCAATCTCAGGGGTTAAAGAAGAATGACAAAACAGTGCAAAGAGGAAGACAGAGTTGTGATTATATGGCGCCACAACAAAGAAACCACTGA